A single window of Debaryomyces hansenii CBS767 chromosome F complete sequence DNA harbors:
- a CDS encoding DEHA2F27456p (no similarity) has product MTTYYNFTFDRFSTNGSYFTLEGAKCNGVDAVNISNPYDELVNSLFSCYGPRYREQIEEANNSTKSSSATTPPTPAYKLIIFMALLMIAQCASAMNITSAINLDTLRKRDLLNHEQGIDNIISSLPVGTVYTYDDFTVYGEVTDRNGTDSNIQKRCVVVGAICLPRCQTSRVTEKRMYRRGNWYGGWDRVSNCLESGLGRGGSIALSYSFSKTETHEAGFDINFGVDWINAHMGYSVSRTYSKSTTYTCDSDPGDWALSLWYSQHYIWMETQERVRTVYSADCHAGSVSYTGWGTTRHADIPISKQDGDMDEGKFGCSVNEAAEC; this is encoded by the coding sequence ATGACTACATACTACAATTTCACATTTGATCGTTTCTCAACAAATGGCTCATACTTTACTCTAGAGGGGGCTAAGTGTAATGGTGTTGATGCTGTGAATATCAGTAACCCATATGATGAGCTagttaattcattattcagCTGTTATGGTCCTAGGTACAGGGAACAGATTGAAGAAGCAAATAACTCAACGAAAAGTTCCCTGGCTACAACACCTCCTACACCTGCgtataaattaattatattcatGGCATTATTAATGATCGCACAATGCGCATCTGCTATGAACATCACTAGTGCTATTAACCTAGACACATTAAGAAAGAGAGACTTACTAAATCACGAGCAAggtattgataatataatcaGTTCTTTACCAGTAGGTACTGTTTATACTTATGATGATTTTACAGTCTATGGAGAAGTAACTGATAGAAATGGCACCGACAGCAATATCCAGAAGAGATGTGTAGTTGTGGGAGCCATCTGTTTGCCTCGGTGTCAAACGTCACGCGTGACTGAAAAACGTATGTACAGACGGGGTAACTGGTACGGAGGTTGGGATAGAGTCAGTAACTGTCTAGAATCAGGGCTTGGTCGTGGGGGGCTGATAGCTTTGCTGTACAGTTTCTCAAAGACTGAAACCCATGAGGCTGGGTTTGACATTAATTTCGGGGTGGACTGGATCAATGCTCATATGGGATACTCGGTGTCCAGAACATACTCGAAGAGTACAACTTACACCTGTGATTCTGATCCCGGTGACTGGGCATTATCTTTATGGTATCTGCAGCATTACATATGGATGGAAACGCAAGAACGTGTACGTACTGTTTATTCAGCTGACTGTCATGCAGGATCAGTATCTTATACTGGCTGGGGAACAACTAGGCACGCCGACATACCGATTTCTAAGCAAGATGGTGATATGGATGAAGGGAAATTTGGTTGCAGCGTAAATGAGGCTGCTGAGTGCTAA